The DNA window GGgtatacctaatgtcatggcccatgagttcgagtgcccacttagagatccaccCTGCGGCATCgtagttgcggatgatgtctctgagcgggtatgaagtgacgaccgcaatctcgtggttggtgaagtagtgcaggagcttcctggtcgccattagcatggcgtataggagtttttgcacctaggggtacctgaccttggggtcggtaagtacctccccgatgaagtatacgggtcgctgtaccttgagctggtgtcccagctcctcccttttgatgacCAGGGCGGCACTCACCACACGGTTGCTTGCGGcgacgtaaaggaggaggggttctccccgtttgagagcaacgaggattggggtcgacgtcagggacgctttgaggctttccagagCCTACtaggcttcctcagtccaaacgaaggcgtccgtctttttgaggagcttgtagagtggcatcccccgttcaccaagccaggagatgaagcggcttagggcagccagacagtcggtgagcctttgtacgaacttgacattgcatatagggcccatgttggagatggccgtgatctttttggggttggcctcgatgccgcgcttagacacgatgtatccaagcagcttcccatTCGGAACCACGAAAACATATTTTTCAGGATTcagtttgatgttgaaccttcagaggttcatggatgttgtggccaagtttgcgatctggtcgcaagcttgagctattttgaccactatgtcatcaacatggatggcgattgttggttttgccCGCtcagcttgatcaggctgatcgagcgagtcaatttggtcggtgaagcattgctgcatgcacctttggtaggtggcaccagtgttctttaggccgaaaggcatggtcacgtagcagTATGAAACATAcgaggtgatgaatgaggttgcgagcagattggattctttcatcgcgatctggtgatagcctgagtaggcatctagaaaggagaggatctcgcaacccgaggtggaatcgactatctggtctatgcaaggcaaaggaaagtgatcctttggatatgctttgttgaggccagtgtaatcaacacacattctccacttcccagtcttctttttaacaagaatgggattggcaagccagtcgaagtggaatacctctctgatgaatcaggctgctaggagtttggcaatCTCTTCGCCTATTGCCCTGTGTCTCTCATCGTTGAAGAGACACAGGCGctacttggtgggctttgagcccgagATGAGGTgcagtgcgtgctcggtgacctctcgtggtatgcccgacatgtcagaaggctgccatgcgaagacatcgcgattggcgcATAAGAAGTCAACGAGCTCACATTCCTttttggccgggagctgggtcctgatccacaccatcttggttgggtcggtggggtcgatacccactgccttggtttcctcaagcgggcagaaggccatcgaggaagTTGATTTGTTgtagtccaggactactagggttgACGACTCCCTGAGCCATGGGAGCTTGGACAAGTTGACGACCATGGTGGTGTGCTCGAAATGCTCAcagtcgcacgtgaaggcgtgtgagaaggcACTACTTATAGTGATGATGCCGTTTggtcccgacatcttcagcttgaggtaggtgtagttggggatcaccatgaatttggcgtagcatggatgCCCCAAGATAgggtggtaggaccctagaaagtctacCATCTTGAAGGTGTGGACCTCCGAGTAGAAGTTAGCTCGTttgccaaacatgacgggtagatcgatctgcccgagtgggtatgcctgtgctcctaggatcaccccgtggaagggagaACCCGCTAGGCAGGGTTTCGACCAGggaatgcgcatggcgtcgagggtgtcgacgtagaggatgttgaggccactgccttcgTCCATTAGCACCTTCGTGAGGCTCGATAGGGTCGATGATGAGTGGGTAGCATCCCGGTCttgcgatgtgggagggatggtccctttgATCGATGGTGATCGAAGATTCCAACCagttgaggaaggaggggacagccGTCTCgacggcgcatgcctccctgtagTGCACCTTGTGCTGGCATTTTGTCCAGATGGCATCGGATCTGCCATAGATCATAATG is part of the Miscanthus floridulus cultivar M001 chromosome 9, ASM1932011v1, whole genome shotgun sequence genome and encodes:
- the LOC136480029 gene encoding uncharacterized protein; the protein is MDEGSGLNILYVDTLDAMRIPWSKPCLAGSPFHGVILGAQAYPLGQIDLPVMFGKRANFYSEVHTFKMVDFLGSYHPILGHPCYAKFMVIPNYTYLKLKMSGPNGIITISSAFSHAFTCDCEHFEHTTMVVNLSKLPWLRESSTLVVLDYNKSTSSMAFCPLEETKAVGIDPTDPTKMVWIRTQLPAKKECELVDFLCANRDVFAWQPSDMSGIPREVTEHALHLISGSKPTK